Proteins from a genomic interval of Tachyglossus aculeatus isolate mTacAcu1 chromosome 8, mTacAcu1.pri, whole genome shotgun sequence:
- the LOC119931413 gene encoding basic proline-rich protein-like encodes MPHRQGALEGAGKCLASRGHSGSALPPEGAREVPRRQGALGKCLAARRRSGSALPPEGAREVPCRQRALGKRPVVRGRSGALGKYPAATAKDDWRTRIFAGAPHHPRLPASPELLPASPPAPPTLPSRLPYLQAVVGVAELGAEVPDADLLLLQRRQSDPDTPPGGHAHTARAPPSDTRPALGRAHVTRPSVTPTVRHVPPCQTRPAPFTPLRQTRPALGCAHVTSPADTPTARRPAQGNAPCRPRPRHALRPRTCPRDPPPDSHAPPRQARPLSVIPPSITTPTSDAPLPGRADVTRPLSITPIVRPAPPPVPPPVGHTPSDAPTSDAPRPRTCPRDLPSGHAPQQASRPLSTTPPSRAPPPTVTPVRHAPPPVNHAHRQTRPIPGPAPVGHTPCQSRPHVRRTPPSNAPTCPSLSITPTSGRAPCRPHPLSFTPPHQTRPAPSDPLRTLSITPSRQTRSALGRAHVTRPPPDVPPKDTPPVGHVRRAPPKNVPTCPAPKATPTVRPAPPPVPPHQSHPLSITSTVRHAPPPSITPIVRHTPPPVTPPVGHVPTSDVTLPLSVTRPSPNTPPTLPLSVTRPGRPAPSLDTPPVGRAPRQTRPPHRPPTRTTPGHAPCQKHAPPPVGHAHRQTRPTPVCHAPLQTRPAPVSHTACKTRPRQSHPLCQTLAPSDSPRPRRPGHGPQTRPLRPAPLPVSQTRLNPCHSSASPPSVRPASTPVTHAPCQSRPAPSVSHGHAPSDPPHPSDPPHPVRQSRPPSPVTGTPCQARPAPLSVRPV; translated from the exons ATGCCccaccgccagggggcgctcg AGGGCGCCGGGAAGTGCCTCGCCTCCAGAGGGCACTCGGGAAGTGCCCTTCCACCAGAGGGCGCTCGGGAAGTGCctcgccgccagggggcgctagGGAAGTGCCTCGCCGCCAGAAGGCGCTCGGGAAGTGCCCTGCCGCCAGAGGGCGCTCGGGAAGTGCCCTGCCGCCAGAGGGCGCTCGGGAAGCGCCCCGTCGTCAGGGGGCGCTCG ggggcgctcgGGAAGTACCCCGCCGCCACCGCCAAGGACGATTGGCGGACCAGGATATTCGCGggcgccccccaccaccccagactTCCGGCGTCCCCCGAACTTCTTCCGGcgtcccctcccgctccccccaccctcccgtcCCGGTTACCGTATCTGCAGGCGGTCGTGGGCGTCGCGGAGCTTGGCGCGGAGGTGCCGGATGCTGACCTCCTTCTGCTGCAGCGGCGTCAG TCGGACCCCGACACGCCCCCCGGCGGCCACGCCCACACGGCGCGCGCCCCGCCCTCGGAC ACGCGCCCCGCCCTCGGACGTGCCCACGTGACCCGCCCGTCAGTCACGCCCACCGTCAGACACGTCCCGCCCTGTCAGACTCGACCCGCCCCCT TCACGCCCCTACGTCAGACGCGCCCCGCCCTCGGATGTGCCCACGTGACCAGCCCAGCGGACACGCCCACCGCCAGACGTCCCGCCCAAGGAAACGCCCCCTGTCGGCCACGCCCCCGTCACGCGCTCCGCCCTCGGACATGCCCACGTGACCCGCCCCCCGACAGTCACGCCCCGCCCCGTCAGGCCCGCCCCCTGTCAGTCATACCCCCGTCAATCACAACCCCCACGTCAGACGCGCCCCTCCCCGGACGTGCCGACGTAACCCGCCCCCTGTCAATCACGCCCATCGTCagacccgccccgcccccggtccCGCCCCCTGTCGGTCACACCCCGTCAGACGCCCCCACGTCAGACGCGCCCCGCCCTCGGACGTGCCCACGTGACCTGCCCAGTGGACACGCCCCCCAACAGGCGTCCCGCCCCCTGTCCACCACGCCCCCGTCACGCGCTCCGCCCCCGACAGTCACGCCCGTCAGACACGCCCCGCCCCCTGTCAATCACGCCCATCGTCAGACCCGTCCCATCCCCGGTCCCGCCCCCGTCGGTCACACCCCCTGCCAATCACGCCCCCACGTCAGGCGCACCCCGCCCTCGAACGCGCCCACGTGCCCGTCCCTGTCAATCACGCCCACCTCCGGTCGCGCCCCCTGTCGGCCACACCCCCTGTCATTCACGCCCCCACATCAGACGCGCCCTGCCCCGTCAGACCCGCTCCGCACCCTGTCAATCACGCCCTCACGTCAGACGCGCTCCGCCCTCGGACGTGCCCACGTGACACGCCCACCGCCAGACGTCCCTCCCAAGGACACGCCCCCTGTCGGTCACGTCAGGCGCGCCCCGCCCAAGAACGTGCCCACGTGCCCAGCCCCGAAAGCCACGCCCACCGTCAGACCCGCCCCACCCCCGGTCCCGCCCCATCAGTCACACCCCCTGTCAATCACGTCCACCGTCAGACACGCTCCGCCCCCGTCAATCACGCCCATCGTCAGACACACCCCTCCCCCGGTCACACCCCCTGTCGGTCACGTCCCCACGTCAGACGTGACCCTCCCCTTGTCGGTCACGCGCCCCTCCCCGAACACGCCCCCT ACCCTCCCCCTGTCAGTCACGCGCCCCGGCAGACCCGCCCCGTCCCTGGACACGCCCCCTGTCGGTCGCGCGCCCCGCCAGACCCGCCCGCCCCACCGTCC TCCGACCCGCACCACCCCTGGACACGCCCCCTGTCAAAAACACGCCCCGCCCCCTGTCGGACACGCGCACCGTCAGACCCGCCCCACCCCCGTCTGTCACGCGCCCCTTCAGACCCGCCCCGCCCCCGTCAGTCACACCGCGTGTAAGACCCGCCCCCGTCAGTCGCACCCCTTGTGTCAGACCCTCGCCCCGTCAGACTCGCCCCGCCCCCGTCG TCCCGGGCACGGCCCCCAGACCCGCCCCCTCAGGCCCGCCCCGCTCCCCGTCAGTCAGACCCGCCTCAACCCCTGTCACAGTTCCGCCTCGCCCCCCTCAGTCAGACCCGCCTCAACCCCCGTCACGCACGCCCCCTGTCAGTCCCGCCCCGCCCCGTCTGTCAGTCACGGGCACGCCCCGTCAGACCCGCCTCACCCC TCAGACCCGCCTCACCCCGTCAGACAGTCCCGCCCCCCGTCG CCAGTCACAGGCACGCCCTGTcaggcccgccccgcccccctgtCAGTCAGACCCGTTTAA